The following are encoded together in the Labeo rohita strain BAU-BD-2019 chromosome 17, IGBB_LRoh.1.0, whole genome shotgun sequence genome:
- the mbip gene encoding MAP3K12-binding inhibitory protein 1 isoform X2 has product MMAANGDRRDACAASKQEQRSNQISHHGRHRDVFRDCIGSIIQSLAELGAKLKVGDKVLSISANVNNVNISELQPSHVYTCLQQHISKLQSASENLKQIVESEGHSNPSNSDRKATADTSEQMVVDIERPTSDHSVVHEDRNKTQISDNVQIKAAKSEIERRISAFIERKQLEINENNVREFCNVIDCNQEDSCARTDAVFTPYPGFKSHVKVTRVINTYGPQTRGTHTELADQQQGSMNRDCGNPAVEERLQNMESHLKLPPGPVPQSVYQRLKKLEDRILELEGLSPEYFHSTNYSHKRPKASVSQSYSLAELDGKISAVKAALMKKSSEFQPTDAGEFSF; this is encoded by the exons ATGATGGCGGCGAACGGAGACAGACGCGATGCGTGTGCTGCAAGTAAACAAGAACAGCGCAGCAACCAGATTTCACATCACGGGAGACACCGGGATGTTTTCAGAGACTGCATTGGCTCTATTATCCAGTCGCTCGCTGAATTGGGCGCAAAg ttaaaaGTGGGCGATAAAGTGTTGAGCATCAGTGCCAATGTCAACAATGTGAACATCTCTGAACTTCAGCCATCTCATGTGTACACCTGTTTACAACAGCACATCTCCAAACTACAG TCAGCCTCTGAAAATCTGAAGCAAATTGTAGAATCTGAAGGCCACTCCAACCCAAGCAACAGTGACAGGAAAGCAACAGCAGATACATCTGAGCAGATGGTGGTTGACATAGAGCGTCCCACATCTGACCACTCCGTTGTCCATGAGGATCGTAACAAGACTCAAATCAGTGATAATGTGCAGATAAAGGCTGCTAAATCTGAG ATTGAACGTAGGATATCTGCATTTATAGAGCGCAAACAGCTGGAGATCAATGAAAACAATGTGAGGGAGTTTTGCAACGTGATCGACTGCAATCAGG AGGACAGCTGTGCAAGAACTGATGCAGTATTCACACCATATCCTGGTTTCAAGAGTCACGTCAAAG TGACACGTGTTATAAATACGTACGGTCCTCAAACCAGAGGGACACACACTGAGCTGGCAGACCAGCAGCAGGGATCCATGAACAGAGACTGTGGAAACCCTGCTGTTGAGGAGAGGCTCCAAAACATGGAATCTCACCTTAAACTTCCACCAG GTCCAGTTCCTCAAAGCGTTTATCAGCGGCTAAAGAAACTTGAAGATCGAATTCTGGAGCTCGAGGGTCTTTCCCCAGAGTACTTCCACTCCACG aattacTCGCACAAACGACCTAAAGCCTCAGTGTCGCAG AGCTACAGTCTCGCTGAGTTGGATGGAAAGATCAGTGCCGTCAAAGCTGCCTTGATGAAGAAATCCAGCGAGTTCCAACCCACAGACGCAGGGGAGTTTTCTTTCTGA
- the mbip gene encoding MAP3K12-binding inhibitory protein 1 isoform X1, translating to MMAANGDRRDACAASKQEQRSNQISHHGRHRDVFRDCIGSIIQSLAELGAKLKVGDKVLSISANVNNVNISELQPSHVYTCLQQHISKLQSASENLKQIVESEGHSNPSNSDRKATADTSEQMVVDIERPTSDHSVVHEDRNKTQISDNVQIKAAKSEIERRISAFIERKQLEINENNVREFCNVIDCNQEDSCARTDAVFTPYPGFKSHVKVTRVINTYGPQTRGTHTELADQQQGSMNRDCGNPAVEERLQNMESHLKLPPAGPVPQSVYQRLKKLEDRILELEGLSPEYFHSTNYSHKRPKASVSQSYSLAELDGKISAVKAALMKKSSEFQPTDAGEFSF from the exons ATGATGGCGGCGAACGGAGACAGACGCGATGCGTGTGCTGCAAGTAAACAAGAACAGCGCAGCAACCAGATTTCACATCACGGGAGACACCGGGATGTTTTCAGAGACTGCATTGGCTCTATTATCCAGTCGCTCGCTGAATTGGGCGCAAAg ttaaaaGTGGGCGATAAAGTGTTGAGCATCAGTGCCAATGTCAACAATGTGAACATCTCTGAACTTCAGCCATCTCATGTGTACACCTGTTTACAACAGCACATCTCCAAACTACAG TCAGCCTCTGAAAATCTGAAGCAAATTGTAGAATCTGAAGGCCACTCCAACCCAAGCAACAGTGACAGGAAAGCAACAGCAGATACATCTGAGCAGATGGTGGTTGACATAGAGCGTCCCACATCTGACCACTCCGTTGTCCATGAGGATCGTAACAAGACTCAAATCAGTGATAATGTGCAGATAAAGGCTGCTAAATCTGAG ATTGAACGTAGGATATCTGCATTTATAGAGCGCAAACAGCTGGAGATCAATGAAAACAATGTGAGGGAGTTTTGCAACGTGATCGACTGCAATCAGG AGGACAGCTGTGCAAGAACTGATGCAGTATTCACACCATATCCTGGTTTCAAGAGTCACGTCAAAG TGACACGTGTTATAAATACGTACGGTCCTCAAACCAGAGGGACACACACTGAGCTGGCAGACCAGCAGCAGGGATCCATGAACAGAGACTGTGGAAACCCTGCTGTTGAGGAGAGGCTCCAAAACATGGAATCTCACCTTAAACTTCCACCAG CAGGTCCAGTTCCTCAAAGCGTTTATCAGCGGCTAAAGAAACTTGAAGATCGAATTCTGGAGCTCGAGGGTCTTTCCCCAGAGTACTTCCACTCCACG aattacTCGCACAAACGACCTAAAGCCTCAGTGTCGCAG AGCTACAGTCTCGCTGAGTTGGATGGAAAGATCAGTGCCGTCAAAGCTGCCTTGATGAAGAAATCCAGCGAGTTCCAACCCACAGACGCAGGGGAGTTTTCTTTCTGA